A single window of Arcobacter sp. F2176 DNA harbors:
- a CDS encoding nitrous oxide reductase family maturation protein NosD encodes MLRIIFVLCFIFFNFLLANLLQETIDNAPVGSILKLPKGIYKGSIIINKPLTIIGKEDDVIIDGAGKGTVIQIKSPFVTLKNLTIQGSGDRHEGLDAGIKISNSRQSEISNCIIRDSLFGIDVSMTNNSIISNNYITSKDLDLGLRGDGLRLWYSNDNIITKNKIVKSRDVVVWYSHGNEISNNFGEYNRYSLHFMYAGKNFVKDNIYQFNSVGIFFMYSQDTIATGNIIKSSLGSTGMGIGLKDVSNFIIKNNTILYCAQGIYIDRSPFEPDTNNWIENNKILYNSEAIHFHSISENNIIKGNAIQGNIEDIINDSRGSKTDKNVIVGNYWDNYEGFDINKDNIGDSPHKVFQYADQLWSYNPDVKFFYGSPVISLLNFLAKLAPFSEPIFLLQDKEPKLKF; translated from the coding sequence ATGTTACGAATTATATTTGTATTATGTTTTATATTTTTTAATTTTTTGTTAGCAAATTTATTACAAGAGACTATTGATAATGCACCTGTAGGTTCTATCTTAAAATTACCAAAAGGTATATATAAAGGTTCTATTATAATAAATAAACCTTTAACTATTATAGGAAAAGAAGATGATGTAATTATCGATGGAGCTGGAAAAGGCACTGTTATTCAAATTAAAAGTCCTTTTGTAACTTTGAAAAATCTTACTATTCAAGGAAGTGGAGATAGACATGAAGGTCTTGATGCAGGAATAAAAATATCAAATTCAAGACAGTCTGAAATATCAAATTGCATTATAAGAGATTCTTTATTTGGTATTGATGTTTCAATGACAAATAATTCAATAATATCAAATAACTATATTACATCAAAAGATTTAGATTTAGGTTTAAGAGGAGATGGTCTTAGACTTTGGTATTCCAATGATAATATCATCACAAAAAATAAAATTGTTAAATCAAGAGATGTGGTCGTTTGGTATTCACATGGGAATGAAATATCAAATAATTTTGGAGAGTATAATAGATACTCTTTACATTTTATGTATGCTGGGAAAAACTTTGTAAAAGATAATATTTATCAGTTTAATTCTGTAGGTATATTTTTTATGTATAGCCAAGATACTATAGCAACAGGCAATATTATAAAAAGTTCATTAGGTAGTACAGGTATGGGTATTGGGCTTAAAGATGTTTCAAATTTTATAATAAAAAACAATACTATTTTATATTGTGCTCAAGGTATATATATAGATAGATCGCCTTTTGAACCAGATACAAATAACTGGATTGAAAATAATAAAATTTTATACAATTCAGAAGCTATTCATTTTCATTCAATTAGTGAAAATAATATCATAAAAGGGAATGCAATCCAAGGAAATATCGAGGATATAATAAATGATAGTAGAGGTTCAAAAACGGATAAAAATGTGATTGTAGGGAATTATTGGGATAACTATGAAGGCTTTGATATAAATAAAGATAATATAGGAGATTCTCCCCATAAAGTTTTTCAATATGCAGATCAACTTTGGTCTTATAATCCAGATGTTAAGTTCTTTTATGGTTCTCCTGTAATTTCTTTATTGAACTTTCTAGCAAAGTTAGCTCCTTTTAGTGAACCCATATTCTTATTGCAAGATAAAGAACCTAAGTTGAAATTTTGA